From a single Poecilia reticulata strain Guanapo linkage group LG2, Guppy_female_1.0+MT, whole genome shotgun sequence genomic region:
- the ftcdnl1 gene encoding formiminotransferase N-terminal subdomain-containing protein isoform X2 → MQRKETTVLNIFNDQDYNRSVITIVASVDSISDAVLPACQEACARIDMRGHAGVHPCMGSVDLIPIYPLGEAVGQRDCVQQALAVARGLTETVRGASVFLFGWADAALQRGLARRRKETGWFRKSPDLRALTADVGPPPRERYGLTGVGASPYVMNCNVSIDTQDVAVGRSIAAALRASAPGGLPGVQVLALPHEGAVEIACNVESVAGAAPGGRTDPPWPRFVVDGRPYCHAPAALITARVAELAGQWGVGVKGTALVGFTPQECRGLAELALSEGIGEFWREQRRIRM, encoded by the exons ATGCAGCGGAAGGAGACCACGGTGCTGAACATCTTCAACGACCAGGACTACAACCGCTCCGTCATCACCATCGTGGCCTCCGTCGACTCCATCA GTGACGCGGTGCTGCCTGCGTGCCAGGAGGCGTGCGCGCGCATCGACATGCGCGGGCACGCGGGCGTGCACCCCTGCATGGGGTCGGTGGACCTGATCCCCATCTACCCGCTGGGGGAGGCGGTGGGGCAGCGGGACTGCGTCCAGCAGGCCCTGG CGGTGGCGCGGGGCCTCACGGAGACCGTCCGCGGCGCCAGCGTCTTCCTGTTCGGCTGGGCGGACGCGGCGCTGCAGCGCGGCCTGGCCCGAAGGCGGAAGGAGACGGGCTGGTTCCGGAAGAGTCCGGACCTGCGGGCGCTCACCGCCGACGTCGGTCCGCCGCCGCGGGAACGATACGGACTCACAG GAGTCGGCGCCAGTCCCTACGTCATGAACTGTAACGTCTCCATCGACACGCAGGACGTCGCCGTCGGCCGCAGCATCGCCGCCGCCCTGAGGGCGTCGGCGCCCGGTGGGCTTCCTGGGGTCCAGGTTCTGGCTCTGCCACACGAGGGCGCCGTGGAGATCGCCTGCAACGTGGAGAGCGTGGCGGGAGCCGCACCCGGCGGCCGGACCGACCCACCGTGGCCGCGCTTCGTCGTCGACGGGCGGCCATATTGCCACGCCCCGGCCGCCCTCATCACGGCCCGGGTGGCGGAGCTGGCGGGGCAGTGGGGGGTCGGGGTGAAGGGCACCGCCCTGGTGGGGTTCACCCCCCAGGAGTGCAGGGGCTTAGCTGAGCTGGCTTTGTCTGAGGGGATCGGGGAGTTCTGGAGGGAGCAGCGAAGGATCCGCATGTGA
- the ftcdnl1 gene encoding formiminotransferase N-terminal subdomain-containing protein isoform X1: MTSGTLRSRLAACLLNVSEARRTDLVEDVAKAALYDAKGMQRKETTVLNIFNDQDYNRSVITIVASVDSISDAVLPACQEACARIDMRGHAGVHPCMGSVDLIPIYPLGEAVGQRDCVQQALAVARGLTETVRGASVFLFGWADAALQRGLARRRKETGWFRKSPDLRALTADVGPPPRERYGLTGVGASPYVMNCNVSIDTQDVAVGRSIAAALRASAPGGLPGVQVLALPHEGAVEIACNVESVAGAAPGGRTDPPWPRFVVDGRPYCHAPAALITARVAELAGQWGVGVKGTALVGFTPQECRGLAELALSEGIGEFWREQRRIRM, translated from the exons ATGACCTCTGGGACGCTGAGGTCACGTCTGGCTGCTTGTCTTCTGAACGTCTCTGAGGCTCGCAGGACGGACCTGGTGGAGGACGTGGCCAAGGCTGCTCTGTACGATGCAAAgg GCATGCAGCGGAAGGAGACCACGGTGCTGAACATCTTCAACGACCAGGACTACAACCGCTCCGTCATCACCATCGTGGCCTCCGTCGACTCCATCA GTGACGCGGTGCTGCCTGCGTGCCAGGAGGCGTGCGCGCGCATCGACATGCGCGGGCACGCGGGCGTGCACCCCTGCATGGGGTCGGTGGACCTGATCCCCATCTACCCGCTGGGGGAGGCGGTGGGGCAGCGGGACTGCGTCCAGCAGGCCCTGG CGGTGGCGCGGGGCCTCACGGAGACCGTCCGCGGCGCCAGCGTCTTCCTGTTCGGCTGGGCGGACGCGGCGCTGCAGCGCGGCCTGGCCCGAAGGCGGAAGGAGACGGGCTGGTTCCGGAAGAGTCCGGACCTGCGGGCGCTCACCGCCGACGTCGGTCCGCCGCCGCGGGAACGATACGGACTCACAG GAGTCGGCGCCAGTCCCTACGTCATGAACTGTAACGTCTCCATCGACACGCAGGACGTCGCCGTCGGCCGCAGCATCGCCGCCGCCCTGAGGGCGTCGGCGCCCGGTGGGCTTCCTGGGGTCCAGGTTCTGGCTCTGCCACACGAGGGCGCCGTGGAGATCGCCTGCAACGTGGAGAGCGTGGCGGGAGCCGCACCCGGCGGCCGGACCGACCCACCGTGGCCGCGCTTCGTCGTCGACGGGCGGCCATATTGCCACGCCCCGGCCGCCCTCATCACGGCCCGGGTGGCGGAGCTGGCGGGGCAGTGGGGGGTCGGGGTGAAGGGCACCGCCCTGGTGGGGTTCACCCCCCAGGAGTGCAGGGGCTTAGCTGAGCTGGCTTTGTCTGAGGGGATCGGGGAGTTCTGGAGGGAGCAGCGAAGGATCCGCATGTGA
- the lg2h2orf69 gene encoding mitochondrial protein C2orf69 homolog, with protein sequence MLSSRAAVAAGITLITVAEHMSSVAGTAHCGLRGAHGSGSPNGRRLQRLVGVSGCGPNRVNDLLLLRPESDGESCSGTKERGSNRHVVFFHGDIQNFKEEMALQPEAAQWLSWSLEQVALVLGRRFPNRTIWVVKASRMYLNKFSCYQNFVESNMFGAPEHSANGGAFPQLRSLLTNAMERASPPPAGGAGGLPPGFSLTLVGFSKGCVVLNQLVYELPGARADPNMAAFVRQISDMFWLDGGHPGGSRTWVTDREALRELAASGISVHAHVTPYEVRDPMRAWVGCEYGVFIQTLEELGACPSRKLHFQDEPPSIQNHFRVILEF encoded by the exons ATGTTGTCTTCCAGAGCGGCCGTAGCAGCGGGCATCACTCTCATCACCGTGGCCGAACACATGAGCTCCGTGGCGGGAACCGCTCACTGTGGGCTCCGTGGGGCGCACGGCTCCGGCAGCCCGAACGGGAGGCGACTGCAGCGGCTGGTCGGAGTCTCCGGCTGCGGTCCGAACCGGGTCAacgacctgctgctgctgcggcccGAATCAGACGGAGAGAGCTGCTCCGGAACCAAGGAGAGGGGCAGCAACAGACACGTTGTCTTCTTCCACGGAGACATTCAG AACTTCAAGGAGGAGATGGCTCTGCAGCCGGAGGCGGCTCAGTGGCTGTCCTGGAGTCTGGAGCAGGTGGCCCTGGTTCTGGGCCGGCGGTTCCCCAACCGGACCATCTGGGTGGTCAAAGCCTCCCGCATGTACCTCAACAAGTTCAGCTGCTACCAGAACTTCGTGGAGAGCAACATGTTCGGCGCGCCGGAGCACAGCGCCAACGGCGGAGCTTTTCCCCAGCTCAG GTCGCTGCTGACCAACGCCATGGAGCGGGCCAGTCCGccgcctgcagggggcgccggCGGCCTGCCGCCCGGGTTCTCCCTGACCCTGGTGGGCTTCAGTAAGGGCTGCGTGGTTCTCAACCAGCTGGTGTACGAGCTGCCCGGGGCGCGCGCCGACCCCAACATGGCCGCCTTCGTGCGGCAGATTTCGGACATGTTCTGGCTGGACGGGGGCCACCCGGGCGGCAGCCGCACCTGGGTGACGGACCGCGAGGCGCTGCGTGAGCTGGCGGCCAGCGGCATCTCCGTGCACGCGCACGTGACCCCCTACGAGGTGCGCGACCCCATGCGGGCCTGGGTGGGCTGCGAGTACGGCGTGTTCATCCAgaccctggaggagctgggcGCCTGCCCCAGCAGGAAGCTGCACTTCCAGGACGAGCCGCCGTCCATCCAGAACCATTTCCGGGTCATCCTGGAGTTCTga
- the stk17b gene encoding serine/threonine-protein kinase 17B, which translates to MSRRRLDSRSGLLAEPQTPISSEPLEVAYEVTGELGRGKFAVVKRCVEKSSGKEFAAKFLRKRRRGRDCRAEAVHEMAVLELARSSPRVVNLYAAHETDHDLVLLLEYAAGGEIFDLCVSEELLPEAQVTRLIRQTLEGVQHLHQNQLVHLDLKPQNILLTSLAPPGDIKIVDFGLARRLGTAGELREILGTPEYVAPEVLNYEPITTATDLWSVGVIAYMLVTGESPFLGDDKQETYLNVSQVNVDYSRDALSRVSELAVDFIRKLLVKTPEDRPSAAECLSHPWLWQQPPCLNPEPVLVRPVRERSCGAKWAAPLEDKENFLDSPHSHAKRFRLEEETAGDGDF; encoded by the exons ATGTCTCGGAGGCGGCTGGACAGCCGCAGCGGGCTGCTGGCGGAGCCCCAGACCCCGATCAGCTCCGAGCCGCTGGAGGTCGCCTATGAGGTGACCGGAGAGCTGGGCAG gGGGAAGTTCGCGGTGGTGAAGCGCTGCGTGGAGAAAAGTTCGGGGAAAGAGTTCGCCGCCAAGttcctgaggaagaggaggcgggGCCGGGACTGCCGGGCCGAGGCCGTCCATGAGATGGCGGTTCTGGAGCTGGCCCGGAGCAGCCCGCGGGTCGTCAACCTGTACGCTGCCCACGAGACCGACCACGACCTGGTGCTGCTGCTCGAGTA CGCCGCCGGCGGGGAGATCTTTGACCTGTGCGTGtcggaggagctgctgcctgagGCCCAGGTGACCCGGCTGATCCGACAGACCCTGGAGGGGGTCCAACACCTgcaccagaaccagctggtcCATCTGGACCTCAag CCACAGAACATCCTGCTGACCAGCCTGGCCCCGCCGGGCGACATCAAGATCGTGGACTTCGGCCTCGCCCGCCGCCTGGGGACGGCCGGCGAGCTGCGGGAGATCCTGGGAACGCCCGAGTACGTAG CTCCAGAGGTTCTGAACTACGAGCCGATCACCACGGCGACGGACCTGTG GAGCGTGGGCGTCATCGCCTACATGCTGGTGACGGGCGAGTCGCCGTTCCTCGGAGACGACAAGCAGGAGACGTACCTGAACGTGTCGCAGGTCAACGTGGACTACAGCCGCGACGCGCTGAGCCGCGTCTCCGAACTCGCCGTGGATTTCATCAGGAAGCTGCTGGTCAAGACGCCAGA GGACCGGCCCAGCGCCGCAGAGTGCCTCAGCCACCCGTGGCTGTGGCAGCAGCCGCCGTGCCTGAACCCGGAGCCGGTTCTGGTCCGGCCCGTCCGGGAGCGGAGCTGCGGCGCCAAGTGGGCGGCGCCGCTGGAGGACAAGGAGAACTTCCTAGACTCGCCCCATTCCCACGCCAAGAGGTTCCGCCTGGAGGAGGAGACGGCCGGAGACGGCGACTTCTGA